A single Salmo salar chromosome ssa19, Ssal_v3.1, whole genome shotgun sequence DNA region contains:
- the ankrd22 gene encoding ankyrin repeat domain-containing protein 22 isoform X3: protein MGIVYSEKQRTCLHYAAKRTFSFLDYLMIAILMPILLIGYLILEDKQRKNVKLMNLVLSTKVEVDAVDYQGNTGLHYVCQRKSHRLVPLLLEKKADISIKNKEDETPLDIARRLQFKKIVTMLKKPD, encoded by the exons ATGGGGATAGTGTATTCAGAG AAACAGAGGACATGTTTGCACTATGCTGCAAAGAGGACCTTCTCCTTCTTGGATTACCTGATGATCGCTATCCTCATGCCAATTCTGTTGATTGGATACCTCATTCTG GAAGACAAGCAAAGGAAGAATGTGAAACTAATGAATCTGGTTTTGAGCACTAAAGTGGAGGTTGACGCTGTGGACTAT CAGGGAAACACGGGTCTTCACTATGTCTGTCAGAGGAAGAGTCACAGACTCGTTCCACTGTTACTGGAGAAAAAGGCAGACATTTCTATTAAAAACAAA GAGGATGAGACTCCACTGGATATAGCAAGGAGACTGCAGTTCAAGAAGATTGTTACAATGCTGAAAAAGCCTGACTGA
- the ankrd22 gene encoding ankyrin repeat domain-containing protein 22 isoform X1, giving the protein MGIVYSEPICQAAYDNDLQKVYHIVKEDAKTLNVQDEESGDTPIIAACRCGNIQMVKYLLDLKADVAIRNKKQRTCLHYAAKRTFSFLDYLMIAILMPILLIGYLILEDKQRKNVKLMNLVLSTKVEVDAVDYQGNTGLHYVCQRKSHRLVPLLLEKKADISIKNKEDETPLDIARRLQFKKIVTMLKKPD; this is encoded by the exons ATGGGGATAGTGTATTCAGAG CCCATTTGCCAAGCTGCCTACGATAACGACCTTCAAAAGGTGTACCACATTGTAAAAGAGGATGCCAAGACTTTAAATGTTCAAGATGAGGAATCTGGCGATACACCAATCATAGCTGCCTGCAGATGTGGAAACATCCAAATGGTCAAGTACCTTTTGGACCTGAAGGCAGATGTAGCTATAAGAAACAAG AAACAGAGGACATGTTTGCACTATGCTGCAAAGAGGACCTTCTCCTTCTTGGATTACCTGATGATCGCTATCCTCATGCCAATTCTGTTGATTGGATACCTCATTCTG GAAGACAAGCAAAGGAAGAATGTGAAACTAATGAATCTGGTTTTGAGCACTAAAGTGGAGGTTGACGCTGTGGACTAT CAGGGAAACACGGGTCTTCACTATGTCTGTCAGAGGAAGAGTCACAGACTCGTTCCACTGTTACTGGAGAAAAAGGCAGACATTTCTATTAAAAACAAA GAGGATGAGACTCCACTGGATATAGCAAGGAGACTGCAGTTCAAGAAGATTGTTACAATGCTGAAAAAGCCTGACTGA
- the ankrd22 gene encoding ankyrin repeat domain-containing protein 22 isoform X2: MGIVYSEPICQAAYDNDLQKVYHIVKEDAKTLNVQDEESGDTPIIAACRCGNIQMVKYLLDLKADVAIRNKKQRTCLHYAAKRTFSFLDYLMIAILMPILLIGYLILEDKQRKNVKLMNLVLSTKVEVDAVDYQGNTGLHYVCQRKSHRLVPLLLEKKADISIKNKVGG, encoded by the exons ATGGGGATAGTGTATTCAGAG CCCATTTGCCAAGCTGCCTACGATAACGACCTTCAAAAGGTGTACCACATTGTAAAAGAGGATGCCAAGACTTTAAATGTTCAAGATGAGGAATCTGGCGATACACCAATCATAGCTGCCTGCAGATGTGGAAACATCCAAATGGTCAAGTACCTTTTGGACCTGAAGGCAGATGTAGCTATAAGAAACAAG AAACAGAGGACATGTTTGCACTATGCTGCAAAGAGGACCTTCTCCTTCTTGGATTACCTGATGATCGCTATCCTCATGCCAATTCTGTTGATTGGATACCTCATTCTG GAAGACAAGCAAAGGAAGAATGTGAAACTAATGAATCTGGTTTTGAGCACTAAAGTGGAGGTTGACGCTGTGGACTAT CAGGGAAACACGGGTCTTCACTATGTCTGTCAGAGGAAGAGTCACAGACTCGTTCCACTGTTACTGGAGAAAAAGGCAGACATTTCTATTAAAAACAAAGTAG GAGGATGA
- the LOC106578960 gene encoding AMSH-like protease isoform X2, with protein sequence MEQGFSFSTLKKLAAEPDHTDVSLTAAERVLALSKMGCSVEINEEITPRRYFRSGVEMERMAAVYLEEGSLENAYVLYNKFITLFVEKLPSHRDYRECSVPEKQVIMKKLQDVAFPRKDQLRKLLHEKFNKEHAAYLMSQSQAVVVDGCGQQLQRTSLVEQERLRVAQLRRMQMEAEQFRYFEDQLRRQELANRRDEAVAKVPEQTDGSCLSHSSKNHVRLDPNRNQPCLPSSKPAATLAGVHTQLVEGLRRVVIPRDLTYKFLLLADSNTARGIETCGVLCGKLTQNEFLLTHVVVPKQSAGPDYCDMENVEELFSFQDHHSLLTLGWIHTHPTQTAFLSSVDLHTHGSYQLMLPEAIAIVCSPKHNDTGVFRLTSSGMGEVARCRLKGFHPHSKDPPLFSICRHVVIKDLKTTVLDLR encoded by the exons atggAGCAAGGTTTCAGCTTCAGCACATTG aaGAAGCTGGCGGCCGAGCCGGACCACACCGACGTGAGCTTGACGGCGGCGGAGCGCGTGTTGGCCCTCAGCAAGATGGGCTGCAGCGTGGAGATCAACGAGGAGATCACGCCACGCCGCTACTTCCGCTCTGGCGTGGAGATGGAGCGCATGGCCGCCGTGTACCTGGAGGAGGGCAGCCTGGAGAACGCCTACGTCCTCTACAACAAGTTCATCAC TCTGTTTGTAGAGAAACTCCCCAGCCATCGAGACTACCGGGAGTGCAGCGTGCCAGAGAAGCAGGTGATAATGAAG AAATTGCAAGATGTCGCATTTCCGCGCAAAGATCAATTGAGGAAGCTCCTCCATGAGAAGTTCAACAAGGAACACGCAGCATATCTTATGAGTCAG AGCCAGGCTGTGGTGGTGGATGGCTGTGGCCAGCAGCTGCAGAGGACGTCTCTGGTAGAGcaggagagactgagggtggctCAGCTGCGCAGGATGCAGATGGAGGCGGAGCAGTTCCGATACTTCGAGGACCAACTGCGCAGACAGGAGCTGGCCAATCGCAGAGACGAGGCGGTCGCTAAAGTGCCTGAACAAACGGACGGGTCCTGCCTGTCCCACTCCTCCAAGAACCATGTTCGTCTCGACCCAAACCGCAATCAACCTTGTCTCCCCAGCAGCAAGCCAGCAGCTACACTGGCTGGTGTACATA CTCAACTGGTTGAGGGCCTGAGGCGGGTCGTCATTCCGAGAGACCTGACCTACAAGTTCTTGCTGCTAGCCGACAGCAACACAGCCAGGGGCATAGAGACATGTGGGGTCCTCTGTGGAAAACTG ACTCAAAATGAGTTTCTGCTGACCCATGTGGTGGTTCCCAAGCAGTCAGCTGGCCCAGACTACTGTGATATGGAGAACGTAGAGGAGCTCTTCAGTTTCCAGGACCACCACAGTCTGCTGACTCTGGGCTGGATCCAT ACCCACCCCACCCAGACGGCCTTCCTGTCCAGTGTAGACCTGCATACACACGGCTCCTACCAGCTCATGCTGCCTGAAGCCATCGCCATCGTCTGCTCGCCCAAGCACAACGA TACGGGGGTGTTCAGACTCACCAGCTCTGGCATGGGGGAGGTAGCCCGCTGCAGACTGAAGGGCTTTCACCCACACTCCAAGGACCCGCCGCTCTTCAGC ATCTGTAGGCATGTTGTTATAAAGGACTTGAAAACAACCGTGCTGGACCTCAGgtga
- the LOC106578960 gene encoding AMSH-like protease isoform X1, which translates to MEQGFSFSTLSLAAENWKERRPKEELALGVTREIYLLERVLQKKLAAEPDHTDVSLTAAERVLALSKMGCSVEINEEITPRRYFRSGVEMERMAAVYLEEGSLENAYVLYNKFITLFVEKLPSHRDYRECSVPEKQVIMKKLQDVAFPRKDQLRKLLHEKFNKEHAAYLMSQSQAVVVDGCGQQLQRTSLVEQERLRVAQLRRMQMEAEQFRYFEDQLRRQELANRRDEAVAKVPEQTDGSCLSHSSKNHVRLDPNRNQPCLPSSKPAATLAGVHTQLVEGLRRVVIPRDLTYKFLLLADSNTARGIETCGVLCGKLTQNEFLLTHVVVPKQSAGPDYCDMENVEELFSFQDHHSLLTLGWIHTHPTQTAFLSSVDLHTHGSYQLMLPEAIAIVCSPKHNDTGVFRLTSSGMGEVARCRLKGFHPHSKDPPLFSICRHVVIKDLKTTVLDLR; encoded by the exons atggAGCAAGGTTTCAGCTTCAGCACATTG tcattggcagcagagaactggaaggagagacgaccaaaggaggagttggctttaggggtgaccagagagatatacctgctggagcgcgtgctacag aaGAAGCTGGCGGCCGAGCCGGACCACACCGACGTGAGCTTGACGGCGGCGGAGCGCGTGTTGGCCCTCAGCAAGATGGGCTGCAGCGTGGAGATCAACGAGGAGATCACGCCACGCCGCTACTTCCGCTCTGGCGTGGAGATGGAGCGCATGGCCGCCGTGTACCTGGAGGAGGGCAGCCTGGAGAACGCCTACGTCCTCTACAACAAGTTCATCAC TCTGTTTGTAGAGAAACTCCCCAGCCATCGAGACTACCGGGAGTGCAGCGTGCCAGAGAAGCAGGTGATAATGAAG AAATTGCAAGATGTCGCATTTCCGCGCAAAGATCAATTGAGGAAGCTCCTCCATGAGAAGTTCAACAAGGAACACGCAGCATATCTTATGAGTCAG AGCCAGGCTGTGGTGGTGGATGGCTGTGGCCAGCAGCTGCAGAGGACGTCTCTGGTAGAGcaggagagactgagggtggctCAGCTGCGCAGGATGCAGATGGAGGCGGAGCAGTTCCGATACTTCGAGGACCAACTGCGCAGACAGGAGCTGGCCAATCGCAGAGACGAGGCGGTCGCTAAAGTGCCTGAACAAACGGACGGGTCCTGCCTGTCCCACTCCTCCAAGAACCATGTTCGTCTCGACCCAAACCGCAATCAACCTTGTCTCCCCAGCAGCAAGCCAGCAGCTACACTGGCTGGTGTACATA CTCAACTGGTTGAGGGCCTGAGGCGGGTCGTCATTCCGAGAGACCTGACCTACAAGTTCTTGCTGCTAGCCGACAGCAACACAGCCAGGGGCATAGAGACATGTGGGGTCCTCTGTGGAAAACTG ACTCAAAATGAGTTTCTGCTGACCCATGTGGTGGTTCCCAAGCAGTCAGCTGGCCCAGACTACTGTGATATGGAGAACGTAGAGGAGCTCTTCAGTTTCCAGGACCACCACAGTCTGCTGACTCTGGGCTGGATCCAT ACCCACCCCACCCAGACGGCCTTCCTGTCCAGTGTAGACCTGCATACACACGGCTCCTACCAGCTCATGCTGCCTGAAGCCATCGCCATCGTCTGCTCGCCCAAGCACAACGA TACGGGGGTGTTCAGACTCACCAGCTCTGGCATGGGGGAGGTAGCCCGCTGCAGACTGAAGGGCTTTCACCCACACTCCAAGGACCCGCCGCTCTTCAGC ATCTGTAGGCATGTTGTTATAAAGGACTTGAAAACAACCGTGCTGGACCTCAGgtga
- the LOC106578960 gene encoding AMSH-like protease isoform X3, producing MGCSVEINEEITPRRYFRSGVEMERMAAVYLEEGSLENAYVLYNKFITLFVEKLPSHRDYRECSVPEKQVIMKKLQDVAFPRKDQLRKLLHEKFNKEHAAYLMSQSQAVVVDGCGQQLQRTSLVEQERLRVAQLRRMQMEAEQFRYFEDQLRRQELANRRDEAVAKVPEQTDGSCLSHSSKNHVRLDPNRNQPCLPSSKPAATLAGVHTQLVEGLRRVVIPRDLTYKFLLLADSNTARGIETCGVLCGKLTQNEFLLTHVVVPKQSAGPDYCDMENVEELFSFQDHHSLLTLGWIHTHPTQTAFLSSVDLHTHGSYQLMLPEAIAIVCSPKHNDTGVFRLTSSGMGEVARCRLKGFHPHSKDPPLFSICRHVVIKDLKTTVLDLR from the exons ATGGGCTGCAGCGTGGAGATCAACGAGGAGATCACGCCACGCCGCTACTTCCGCTCTGGCGTGGAGATGGAGCGCATGGCCGCCGTGTACCTGGAGGAGGGCAGCCTGGAGAACGCCTACGTCCTCTACAACAAGTTCATCAC TCTGTTTGTAGAGAAACTCCCCAGCCATCGAGACTACCGGGAGTGCAGCGTGCCAGAGAAGCAGGTGATAATGAAG AAATTGCAAGATGTCGCATTTCCGCGCAAAGATCAATTGAGGAAGCTCCTCCATGAGAAGTTCAACAAGGAACACGCAGCATATCTTATGAGTCAG AGCCAGGCTGTGGTGGTGGATGGCTGTGGCCAGCAGCTGCAGAGGACGTCTCTGGTAGAGcaggagagactgagggtggctCAGCTGCGCAGGATGCAGATGGAGGCGGAGCAGTTCCGATACTTCGAGGACCAACTGCGCAGACAGGAGCTGGCCAATCGCAGAGACGAGGCGGTCGCTAAAGTGCCTGAACAAACGGACGGGTCCTGCCTGTCCCACTCCTCCAAGAACCATGTTCGTCTCGACCCAAACCGCAATCAACCTTGTCTCCCCAGCAGCAAGCCAGCAGCTACACTGGCTGGTGTACATA CTCAACTGGTTGAGGGCCTGAGGCGGGTCGTCATTCCGAGAGACCTGACCTACAAGTTCTTGCTGCTAGCCGACAGCAACACAGCCAGGGGCATAGAGACATGTGGGGTCCTCTGTGGAAAACTG ACTCAAAATGAGTTTCTGCTGACCCATGTGGTGGTTCCCAAGCAGTCAGCTGGCCCAGACTACTGTGATATGGAGAACGTAGAGGAGCTCTTCAGTTTCCAGGACCACCACAGTCTGCTGACTCTGGGCTGGATCCAT ACCCACCCCACCCAGACGGCCTTCCTGTCCAGTGTAGACCTGCATACACACGGCTCCTACCAGCTCATGCTGCCTGAAGCCATCGCCATCGTCTGCTCGCCCAAGCACAACGA TACGGGGGTGTTCAGACTCACCAGCTCTGGCATGGGGGAGGTAGCCCGCTGCAGACTGAAGGGCTTTCACCCACACTCCAAGGACCCGCCGCTCTTCAGC ATCTGTAGGCATGTTGTTATAAAGGACTTGAAAACAACCGTGCTGGACCTCAGgtga